In a genomic window of Scyliorhinus torazame isolate Kashiwa2021f chromosome 5, sScyTor2.1, whole genome shotgun sequence:
- the LOC140420458 gene encoding uncharacterized protein, producing MEKPWKCGDCGKGYRFPSELEIHRCIHTGERPFTCSQCGQRFIDSSNLQRHERFHTGERPFTCSQCGQRFTQLSSLQRHQQIHTGERPISCSQCGKGFTRLSTLRKHQRIHTGKRLFTCSQCGKGFTQLSSLQRHQQIHTGERPFTCSQCGKGFRDSSTLLRHQRVHTGERPFTCSQCGKGFIDSLNLWKHQQIHTGERPFTCSQCGKGFFDSSALRKHQRVHTGERAFTCTQCGKGFRDSSTLRIHQRVHTGEKPFTCSQCGKGFTQLSHLQTHQRVHTGERPFTCSQCGKGFINSSVLRRHQRVHTGEKPFTCSQCGKGFTWLSNLQTHQRVHSGERPFACSECRKGFIDLSTLLRHQRVHTGERPFTCSQCGKGFSQLSSLQTHLRVHTGERPFTCSQCGKGFIDSSKLQTHQRVHTGERPFTCSQCGKGFIDSSTLLRHQRVHTGERPFTCS from the coding sequence atggagaaaccgtggaaatgtggggactgtgggaagggatacagattcccatcagagctggagattcatcgctgcattcacactggggagaggccgttcacctgctctcagtgtgggcagagattcattgattcatccaatcTGCAGAGACACGAGCgattccacactggggagaggccattcacctgctctcaatgtgggcagagattcactcagttatccagcctgcagagacatcagcaaattcacactggggagaggccaattAGCTGCtcgcagtgtgggaagggattcactcggttatccactctgcggaaacatcagcgaattcacactgggaagaggctattcacctgctctcagtgtgggaaaggattcactcagttatccagcctgcagagacatcagcaaattcacactggggagaggccgttcacctgctctcaatgtgggaaagggttccgtgattcatccaccctgctgagacatcagcgagttcacactggggagaggccgttcacctgctctcagtgtgggaagggattcattgattcactcAACCTGTGgaaacatcagcaaattcacactggggagaggccgttcacctgctctcagtgtgggaagggattctttgattcatccgccctgcggaaacatcagcgagttcacactggggagagggcattcacttgcactcagtgtgggaagggattccgtgattcatccaccctgcggatccatcagcgagttcacactggggagaagccattcacctgctctcagtgtgggaagggattcacacagttatcccacctgcagacacaccagcgagttcacactggggagagaccattcacctgctctcagtgtgggaaaggattcattaattcatccgtcctgcggagacaccagcgagttcacactggggagaagccgttcacctgctctcagtgtgggaagggattcacttggttatccaacctgcagacacaccagcgagttcactctggggagaggccattcgcctgctctgagtgtaggaagggatttattgatttatccaccctcctgagacaccaacgagttcacactggggagaggccgttcacctgctctcagtgtgggaagggattcagtcagttatccagcctgcagacacacctgcgagttcacactggggagaggccgttcacctgctctcagtgtgggaaggggttcattgattcatccaaactgcagacacaccagcgagttcacactggggagaggccattcacctgctctcagtgtgggaagggattcattgattcatccaccctgctgagacaccagcgagttcacactggggagaggccgttcacctgctcttag